In Rhipicephalus microplus isolate Deutch F79 chromosome 7, USDA_Rmic, whole genome shotgun sequence, one genomic interval encodes:
- the LOC119181724 gene encoding uncharacterized protein LOC119181724 — translation MMDSEAQRILLSLIQHQAPSSTEDAVLRTNMAGDVPRRGSEEMRMELRLPCVETGGDGTDTLHLPAPTASRSADGETGAQSKPSGSRRGGGAAEWTEGQTRLLLEYYLKYFPQIGPFKKFKNRKQAFKQISMDIEAVLGIAKTPEQCENRYKTVIRRRKASSDHNKRSGASPTPVPFDDEVKKIESIDDSIEPEVERDASGATFKASPESPAVLSPANTTEENKTQSSNPDTKPRVGTARLAHMQLFFTEMRALQEEKEAQKAARRQEKENRRAERQAERQVLREERRKMHEEKMEILRQAFGLPK, via the exons ATGATGGACTCGGAAGCTCAGCGCATCCTACTGTCTTTAATTCAACACCAGGCACCATCTAGTACGGAAG ATGCAGTTCTGCGTACAAATATGGCTGGCGATGTGCCAAGGCGAGGGAGCGAAGAAATGCGCATGGAGCTCAGATTGCCATGCGTTGAAACAGGAGGTG ATGGCACAGATACTCTGCACCTGCCAGCTCCCACTGCATCAAGATCAGCTGACGGGGAGACTGGTGCTCAAAGCAAGCCATCAGGCTCCAGGAGAGGAGGTGGAG CTGCTGAATGGACAGAGGGGCAAACAAGGCTGCTCCTAGAGTACTACCTCAAATATTTCCCTCAGATTGGCCCATTTAAAAAATTCAAAAACAGGAAGCAAGCCTTTAAACAAATATCGATGGACATCGAGGCTGTGCTTGGCATAGCCAAAACCCCAGAACAGTGTGAAAATAGGTACAAAACAGTAATTAGGCGTCGGAAGGCGTCTTCCGACCATAACAAAAGGTCTGGTGCTTCACCCACCCCTGTGCCTTTTGACGACgaggtgaaaaaaattgaaagcattGATGACAGCATTGAACCGGAGGTAGAGCGAGACGCCTCAGGGGCTACATTCAAAGCCTCGCCCGAATCTCCGGCCGTGTTGTcacctgccaacaccactgaGGAAAATAAGACGCAGTCCTCAAATCCCGACACGAAGCCACGGGTAGGAACTGCACGCCTGGCACACATGCAGTTGTTTTTTACTGAAATGAGGGCACTGCAAGAAGAAAAGGAGGCTCAAAAGGCGGCCAGacgtcaagaaaaagaaaatcgaaGAGCTGAAAGGCAGGCCGAGCGACAGGTGCTTCGTGAAGAGCGGCGCAAAATGcatgaagaaaaaatggagatTCTCCGTCAGGCCTTTGGACTTCCAAAATAA